AATATCTTTCATGAAAAGGGGTCTGTACATCGTATTAAAATGACCATTTTTAAAAGGTAAAGTAGGCGAGAAGTCTGAAGTAAATACTGGCATAGAATTTCTTTTCTTACAAATATGATAAAAAATTAAAGAATAATGAAAACCACCATCATTTGATTTCTTACTTTAGCTATTTAATCAAACAATAAAATGAAGATCAAAAAACACATTCCGAATTTAATAACTCTTGGTAATCTTTTTTGTGGAACAATTGCAACTATTTTTGCAGTAGAAGGTGATTTTGTTTCTGCAGGTTTATTTGTTGTTTTAGGAATTCTATTCGATTTTTTTGATGGTTTTGCTGCTCGTTTATTTAATGTTTCTGGAGAATTAGGAAAACAATTAGATTCTTTAGCAGATATGGTAACAAGTGGAGTTGTACCTGGAATTATAATGTATAATTTGTTATATATATCGAGTTTTGAAAATATTGATGGTCAATATATAAAACAAGGACTTTTATTTCCAATATCACATAATGATTATTCTTTGTCTTGGATTAAATACATCGGTTTATTTTTAACCTTAGGAGCTTGTTATAGGCTCGCAAAATTTAATATTGATACAAGACAATCAGATTCGTTTATAGGCTTGCCAACGCCAGCAATGAGTTTATTTGTTATTTCGTTGCCTTTAATTCAACAATATTCTAATATTGAATTTGCACAAAATTTAATGACAAACAATTATTTCTTAATTGCAATAACAATTCTGTTAACGTATTTAATGAATGCTGAAATCCCTTTATTTTCTTTAAAGTTTAAAGAGTATTCAATAAAGAATAATTTAATGAAGTATTTGTTTTTAATAGTATCTTTACTGATGATAATTTTATTACAGTATATTTCAATTCCACTTATAATAATACTTTACGTAGTTTTATCGGTGGTTAGTAATTCTAAGAAAAAAATTGAAGCTTAAAAAAATTGGATGTTATTATTGAAAACGAAAAGTTATAGGAAATAATAATTTCTATTTAAAAAATTTCTTCTTTTTCAATTCGAAATCTTTACCTAAATATACTTTACGAACCATTTCATCTGCAGCTAATTCTTCTGGAGTTCCGCTTTTAAGAATACTTCCTTGATACATTAAGTAGGTTTTATCTGTAATAGCTAAAGTTGCTTGTACATCATGATCTGTAATTAGAATTCCGATGTTTCTGTCTTTTAAATGTGCTACAATACTTTGTATATCTTCAACAGCAATAGGATCTACACCTGCAAAAGGTTCATCTAATAAAATAAAATTAGGATCAGAAGCTAAGCAACGTGCAATTTCTGTTCTACGTCTTTCTCCACCAGATAATAAATCACCTCTATTTTTACGAACATGACCAATATTAAACTCTTCAATTAAAGATTCAAGTTTAATTTTCTGTTCTTTTTTTGATAAATCTGTAAATTGTAAAACAGACATAATATTATCTTCCACAGATAATTTTCTAAAAACAGAAGCTTCTTGTGCTAAATAACCAATCCCTTTTTGTGCACGTTTGTACATTGGGTCTTCAGTTATTTCTTCATCATTTAAGAAGATTTTACCAGAATTTGGTTTAATCATCCCAACAATCATATAGAAAGAAGTTGTTTTTCCTGCTCCATTCGGACCTAAAAGTCCAATAATTTCACCTTGTTTAACTTCCAAAGAAATACCAGTTACAACCTTTCTACTTCCGTAAATTTTTTCAATATTTTCTGCTCTTAAAATCATTTATTAAGTGTAATTGTTAAAATGGGTAATTGTTTAATTGTAATCATCTAAATAAAGTAAAAGTAAAAATTTAAAATATGTTACATCTTAATTTGTTCACAAACTTGCTCCCAATTACACGATTAAACAATTACACGATTAAACTTTATTCATCAATAGCTTCCCAATATTCAACAGCTCTTCTTAAATGAGGAATCATAATAGTTCCTCCAATTAAAGTAGCAATAGACATTGTTTCCATCATTTCTTCTTTGGTAACACCTAGTTTATGTGCAGATTCTAAATGATATTGTACACAATCATCACATCGTAAAACTGCTGATGCTACTAGTCCTAGAAGCTCTTTTGTCTTTACTGGTAAATGACCTTCTTTAAAAGCATTGGTGTCTAAATTGAAGATTCTTTTAATTACTTTATTGTCTGAATCTAAAATTTTATCGTTCATTTTTTGACGATAATCATTAAATTCTTTAACCTTTTCGTGCATCTTTCTGTTGTTTTTTTATGACTCTTCTTGAAACTTTAATACTTATTTCATATAAAATAAGAATTGGTATTGCTACTATAACTTGACTTGCAATATCTGGTGGTGTAATAATTGCTGCTAAAATTAACACAACAACTAACGCATGTTTTCTGTATTTCTTTAAAAAATCTGGGGTTACTAAACCTATTTTTGTTAAAAAGTAGATTAAAACCGGTAATTCAAATAAAATAGAAACTCCTAATAACATGTTTGTTACTAAACCTATGTGTGATTCTAATGTAAAACTATTTTGAATAGCGTCTGTAATTTGATAATTATACAAAAAGTGTATAGAAATAGGTGCAATTACATAAAAACTAAATAAAACTCCGATAAAAAATAAAAGTGAGGCTATAAAGATAAAACCTCTAGATCTTTTTATTTCGTGTTTTGTTAAACCTGGTGAAACAAATCTCCAAATTTCCCATAAAAGATAAGGAAATGATAAAATAACTCCCAATATTAATGAAGACCAAATAGAGTTCATTAATTGTGATGTAACTTTTATACTTTGTAGCTTACTATCTTCAAAACTAACATTACAGAAAGCACTATCTAAACCAAATAAATTAAAAAAATCACAAAACACTTTGTAGGTGATAAAATCTGGTTTTATATGTGCTAATAAAAAATGATCGTATACTTGTTCTGCAAATACAAAGAAAACAATTGCCAAAATAAATATTGCAGACGCACCTCTGACTAAATGCCATCTTAATTCTTCTAAATGACCTAAAAAGGACATTTCTTTTTGTTTTTCTGCCATTAGAAAATTCCTTCTTTAATTAAGTCATGTAAATGTACAACACCCACATAATTGTTGTTATTATCAACCACTAACATTTGTGTTATACTGTTGTTTTCCATTGTGTTTAAGGCATCAATTGCCATAGCATCATCAGAAATTGTTTTAGGGTTTTTACCCATAATATCTATTGCTGTAAAATCGGCTATTTCAGTTGTTTTAGAAAGCATTCTTCTAATATCACCATCCGTAATAATTCCAACTAATCTATCAGCATTCATTACTGCAGTAACTCCTAATCTTTTTTCAGAAATTTCAACAATAACCTTCGCAATACTATCTGTTTCATGTACTTTCGGAACTTCATTATTTTCAACTAAATCAGAAACTCTTAAGTATAAACGTTTACCTAAAGCTCCTCCGGGATGATATTTTGCAAAATCTTTACTCGTGAATCCTCTTAAATCTAATAAACAAACAGCCAAAGCATCACCAATAACTAATTGTGCGGTTGTACTTGTTGTTGGCGCTAAATTATTAGGACAAGCTTCTTTTTCTACAAAAGCATTTAATGTAAAATCTGCATGTTCCCCTAAATAAGAATCAACATTTCCTGTAATTGCAACTATTTTATTTCCATAATTTTTAATTAGTGGAACTAACACTTTTATTTCTGGCGTATTTCCACTTTTAGAAATACAAATAACTACATCATCTTTTTGAACATTACCCAAATCTCCATGTATAGCATCTGCTGCATGCATGAAAATTGCCGGAGTACCTGTAGAATTAAAGGTTGCTACAATCTTAGTAGCAATGTTTGCACTCTTACCAATACCGGTAACAATTACCCTTCCGTTAGAATTTAAAATAAATTTAACGGCTTCTTCAAAGTCAGCATCAATTAATTTAGCTAAATTAGCAATAGCGTTACTTTCTATTAATATAGTTTCTTGGGCGGTTTTTATAATTGAGTTTGTCTTTTTCAATAGTTTGGTATTTTATCAGAATAAAAAAAAGTTATATCTTTAGATTAAGAAACGAGCAAATTTACTATAAATAATAGTTAGAGCAAATATTATAGTATGTTTGTGAGTTGTTTTTAAAGTTAAACGAATATTTAGATAAATGGATTTATACAGTCCTCTTAAAAAATTCTTTGGATTTAATAAATTTAAAGGATTACAAGAGCAAGTAATTAAAAGTATTGTTGCCAATAATAACACTTTTGTTATAATGCCAACAGGTGGAGGGAAATCACTCTGTTATCAATTACCAGCCTTAATGGCAGAAGGAACAGCTATTGTTGTTTCTCCTTTAATTGCTTTGATGAAAAATCAAGTAGATGCAATTAGAGGAATCTCTGAACATAATGGTGTGGCGCATGTTTTAAACTCTTCCTTAAATAAGACAGAGGTAGCGCAAGTTAAAGAAGATATTGCTAGTGGAATTACAAAACTTTTGTATGTAGCACCAGAATCTTTAATAAAAGAAGAATATGTTGCTTTCTTAAAAACGCAGAAAATTTCA
The window above is part of the Polaribacter sp. SA4-12 genome. Proteins encoded here:
- a CDS encoding KpsF/GutQ family sugar-phosphate isomerase, which gives rise to MKKTNSIIKTAQETILIESNAIANLAKLIDADFEEAVKFILNSNGRVIVTGIGKSANIATKIVATFNSTGTPAIFMHAADAIHGDLGNVQKDDVVICISKSGNTPEIKVLVPLIKNYGNKIVAITGNVDSYLGEHADFTLNAFVEKEACPNNLAPTTSTTAQLVIGDALAVCLLDLRGFTSKDFAKYHPGGALGKRLYLRVSDLVENNEVPKVHETDSIAKVIVEISEKRLGVTAVMNADRLVGIITDGDIRRMLSKTTEIADFTAIDIMGKNPKTISDDAMAIDALNTMENNSITQMLVVDNNNNYVGVVHLHDLIKEGIF
- the tatC gene encoding twin-arginine translocase subunit TatC, which translates into the protein MAEKQKEMSFLGHLEELRWHLVRGASAIFILAIVFFVFAEQVYDHFLLAHIKPDFITYKVFCDFFNLFGLDSAFCNVSFEDSKLQSIKVTSQLMNSIWSSLILGVILSFPYLLWEIWRFVSPGLTKHEIKRSRGFIFIASLLFFIGVLFSFYVIAPISIHFLYNYQITDAIQNSFTLESHIGLVTNMLLGVSILFELPVLIYFLTKIGLVTPDFLKKYRKHALVVVLILAAIITPPDIASQVIVAIPILILYEISIKVSRRVIKKQQKDARKG
- a CDS encoding CDP-alcohol phosphatidyltransferase family protein, giving the protein MKIKKHIPNLITLGNLFCGTIATIFAVEGDFVSAGLFVVLGILFDFFDGFAARLFNVSGELGKQLDSLADMVTSGVVPGIIMYNLLYISSFENIDGQYIKQGLLFPISHNDYSLSWIKYIGLFLTLGACYRLAKFNIDTRQSDSFIGLPTPAMSLFVISLPLIQQYSNIEFAQNLMTNNYFLIAITILLTYLMNAEIPLFSLKFKEYSIKNNLMKYLFLIVSLLMIILLQYISIPLIIILYVVLSVVSNSKKKIEA
- a CDS encoding carboxymuconolactone decarboxylase family protein; amino-acid sequence: MHEKVKEFNDYRQKMNDKILDSDNKVIKRIFNLDTNAFKEGHLPVKTKELLGLVASAVLRCDDCVQYHLESAHKLGVTKEEMMETMSIATLIGGTIMIPHLRRAVEYWEAIDE
- the lptB gene encoding LPS export ABC transporter ATP-binding protein codes for the protein MILRAENIEKIYGSRKVVTGISLEVKQGEIIGLLGPNGAGKTTSFYMIVGMIKPNSGKIFLNDEEITEDPMYKRAQKGIGYLAQEASVFRKLSVEDNIMSVLQFTDLSKKEQKIKLESLIEEFNIGHVRKNRGDLLSGGERRRTEIARCLASDPNFILLDEPFAGVDPIAVEDIQSIVAHLKDRNIGILITDHDVQATLAITDKTYLMYQGSILKSGTPEELAADEMVRKVYLGKDFELKKKKFFK